One Nitrospinota bacterium genomic region harbors:
- a CDS encoding PAS domain S-box protein, with translation MTRRYILALGIIALLAVLMSFFLNRVITSQQTTAAVINISGGQRMLSQRIIYYSVMLVNSKAGAEREEYRVELKRMINKMKAAHYGLLNGDKELGLPGNPSQRVRDIYFAPPLMLDRQVMEFTTHAMDLAESPDGEMAPENFHFYHVNKEAPTRLLKSLDEAVKAYQEESESEIEKLHTAVDSIVGIIIFALVLIGRFMFRPMVKSVEEETEKLMLAEERTRLIVKSIGEGIVTIDSNRTILFVNEELCRNFGYEEHELLGEDMEILFCQDPKLNNDDEELIKSVLNISRENMHKWVALTGRRKNGTCFDIEIRIEETKMRMGGSTYFTAAIRDITERVKSESTQRKLKNAIEKMGEMVLITDSEGIIEYVNPAFERITGYSRDEVLGKNPRILKSGTHPATFYKDLWATVKSGKIWKNELVNKRKSGELYHEEMTISPIMDNRNRVMNFVANKRDITNRKKAENALKQTAEYVKLMHDITITCNEYFTVNEAMKVFLDKICEYTGWPVGHVFFPNAEGKLVSSGVWHMNNPAEFDYLRKISEALVFEPGFGIPGRVLETRELEWVEDLSVADEKYPRGHQANIENIKLGVKGAFAFPVIEGDRVVAVLEFFSRETKKPDPLLLEVIANLAYQLGRVTERKRIEEELGNYTNKLEKALYRAEDVLNSLAKRPSLMPYFEVSPMYLYRRTIGGGDNLRWVMFPSRYAGLFLHDVSGHDIEETLLNILTTAIVDDHKVNRKRNAVSEPSMLLNSMNEHLLRYCEGTSHFVTAVYLLMDYENRQVKFSLAGHPKPWLIDADGSSRQIGENAYFLGQLKVSQNADGRFKDVTVNLKPGQTILLCSDGLMEQKNDEGIMFSEIFVSSILKNLSGKSPTEAWRYIKDEFQSHAGGVSVEDDVSFIVIGARPEESYRKSSFMPGKVLLEIIRKSVLSQKILVLDDADKLHLTKKKLPHGKAKVINDISESYKHIIEELFAEEWPKQKINHISMAVSEMVMNAILHGNLCQENYEIDISYILNGELLEICVSDEGLGFDGNKVAQSIREEDVLQPHGRGLHMVELFAEEMYFSQSGNKCWAIFRKEGKSLGAEIQGNVIF, from the coding sequence TGCTGGTCAATTCCAAGGCGGGAGCCGAGAGGGAAGAGTACCGCGTTGAGCTAAAGAGAATGATAAACAAGATGAAGGCCGCCCACTATGGCCTGCTGAATGGAGACAAAGAACTCGGTCTGCCGGGAAATCCTTCGCAACGGGTAAGGGATATATATTTTGCTCCCCCTTTAATGCTTGACAGGCAGGTGATGGAATTTACCACACATGCCATGGACCTCGCGGAATCACCTGACGGAGAGATGGCGCCCGAAAATTTTCACTTCTACCACGTCAACAAAGAGGCTCCAACAAGACTTTTGAAATCGCTTGATGAAGCTGTAAAGGCTTACCAGGAAGAGAGCGAATCCGAGATAGAGAAGTTGCATACCGCGGTTGACTCGATAGTCGGAATTATCATTTTTGCTCTGGTCCTAATAGGGCGATTCATGTTTCGCCCGATGGTAAAGAGCGTCGAAGAAGAGACCGAAAAGCTGATGCTGGCTGAGGAGAGAACAAGGTTAATAGTGAAATCCATCGGCGAAGGGATAGTTACCATAGATTCAAACAGGACGATCCTTTTTGTGAACGAAGAGCTTTGCAGGAATTTCGGGTACGAAGAACATGAGCTTCTGGGAGAAGATATGGAAATTCTATTTTGCCAGGATCCCAAGCTGAATAATGACGATGAGGAGCTGATAAAGTCGGTATTGAACATTTCCAGGGAGAATATGCACAAGTGGGTAGCTTTGACCGGGAGAAGAAAGAATGGGACCTGCTTCGATATAGAAATCCGTATTGAGGAAACGAAAATGCGTATGGGGGGGAGTACCTACTTTACAGCGGCGATAAGGGACATTACCGAGAGGGTTAAATCCGAAAGCACCCAGCGCAAGCTGAAGAACGCCATCGAAAAGATGGGTGAAATGGTTTTGATAACCGACTCGGAAGGGATTATCGAGTATGTAAATCCGGCATTCGAAAGGATCACCGGGTATTCGCGCGACGAAGTGCTGGGAAAGAATCCGCGAATCTTGAAATCAGGCACACATCCGGCAACATTCTATAAGGATCTATGGGCTACCGTTAAATCGGGGAAAATCTGGAAAAACGAGCTCGTCAACAAGCGGAAATCCGGGGAACTTTACCATGAGGAGATGACGATATCTCCTATTATGGACAATAGGAACAGGGTGATGAATTTTGTCGCCAACAAAAGGGATATAACCAATCGCAAAAAGGCGGAGAATGCGCTGAAGCAGACGGCAGAGTATGTAAAGCTGATGCACGATATCACAATTACATGCAATGAATATTTCACCGTGAACGAAGCGATGAAGGTGTTTCTAGACAAGATATGCGAATATACCGGCTGGCCGGTGGGGCATGTGTTTTTCCCGAATGCCGAAGGGAAACTTGTTTCCTCCGGAGTGTGGCATATGAATAATCCGGCAGAGTTCGATTACCTGAGAAAGATATCGGAAGCATTGGTTTTCGAGCCGGGATTTGGGATACCGGGGAGGGTATTGGAAACACGTGAGCTTGAATGGGTTGAGGATTTGTCGGTAGCAGATGAAAAATATCCCAGGGGACATCAGGCGAATATTGAAAACATCAAACTTGGCGTCAAAGGGGCGTTTGCGTTTCCGGTTATTGAAGGGGACAGGGTAGTTGCCGTTCTCGAATTCTTCTCAAGGGAGACAAAAAAACCGGATCCCCTTCTCCTTGAGGTGATTGCCAACCTTGCCTATCAGCTTGGCAGGGTTACGGAGAGGAAACGGATTGAGGAAGAGCTGGGGAATTATACAAATAAGCTGGAAAAGGCGCTTTACCGGGCTGAAGATGTGCTGAACTCCCTTGCCAAAAGGCCAAGCCTGATGCCGTATTTCGAAGTCTCGCCGATGTACCTCTACAGGCGCACTATCGGCGGAGGAGACAACCTGAGGTGGGTGATGTTCCCTTCCAGGTATGCAGGTCTCTTCCTGCACGATGTTTCCGGCCATGACATAGAAGAGACCCTTCTCAATATACTTACTACGGCGATAGTAGACGACCACAAGGTGAACAGGAAGAGGAATGCCGTGAGCGAACCATCCATGCTTTTAAACAGTATGAATGAACACCTTCTTCGCTACTGCGAAGGGACCAGCCATTTTGTAACAGCGGTATATCTGTTGATGGATTACGAAAACCGCCAGGTGAAATTTTCCCTGGCTGGTCATCCGAAGCCGTGGCTGATAGATGCAGACGGTTCTTCCCGGCAAATCGGGGAAAACGCCTACTTTCTTGGACAGCTCAAGGTCAGTCAGAACGCTGACGGCAGATTCAAGGATGTTACCGTGAACTTGAAACCGGGGCAGACGATTCTGCTGTGCAGTGACGGTTTGATGGAGCAGAAAAACGATGAAGGGATCATGTTCTCCGAAATATTTGTCTCTTCAATACTCAAAAACCTGTCCGGGAAATCTCCCACCGAGGCATGGAGATACATCAAGGATGAATTTCAAAGTCATGCTGGCGGAGTGTCTGTTGAGGATGATGTTTCCTTTATAGTAATAGGTGCGAGACCGGAAGAGAGTTACCGCAAGAGCAGCTTTATGCCGGGAAAGGTCTTGCTGGAGATCATCAGGAAAAGCGTTTTATCCCAAAAAATACTTGTACTGGATGATGCGGATAAACTTCATTTAACGAAAAAGAAATTGCCGCATGGAAAAGCAAAAGTTATTAACGATATTTCAGAATCGTACAAGCATATTATTGAAGAACTTTTTGCCGAGGAATGGCCAAAGCAGAAAATAAATCATATTTCGATGGCGGTAAGCGAAATGGTAATGAACGCCATCCTGCATGGCAATCTGTGCCAGGAAAATTATGAGATAGACATTTCATACATACTTAACGGGGAATTGCTTGAAATATGCGTATCCGATGAGGGGCTGGGATTTGATGGGAACAAGGTAGCGCAAAGCATAAGAGAGGAAGACGTTTTACAACCGCATGGCAGAGGACTTCACATGGTGGAGCTTTTCGCGGAAGAGATGTATTTCAGCCAGTCCGGCAATAAGTGCTGGGCGATTTTCAGAAAAGAGGGGAAATCTTTGGGCGCAGAGATCCAGGGGAATGTTATTTTTTAG